From Psychrobacillus sp. FSL K6-2836, a single genomic window includes:
- a CDS encoding ABC transporter permease has translation MSEMVPNSTNDQVMATKETSTGPWRDAWRSFRKNKGALVGAGIVLFFVFLAGFGFLLAPQGINDQLLTDRLQPPSSQYWFGTDDFGRDIYSRIIHGARISLMVGFFSVIGSVVVGSILGIIAGYYGKWIDMIISRIFDIMLAFPSILLAIAVVSVLGPSLQNALIAIAIINIPNFGRLIRSKVLSIKEEEYITSAKAIGMRDIRILFSHILPNSMAPVIVAGTLAIASAIIEAAALGFLGLGAQAPAPEWGKMLADARMYLRNAPWTMIFPGLAIMLTVVGFNLMGDGLRDALDPKMKN, from the coding sequence ATGTCCGAAATGGTTCCGAATTCGACAAATGATCAAGTAATGGCAACTAAAGAAACGTCGACCGGTCCTTGGCGAGATGCATGGCGTAGCTTTCGTAAAAATAAAGGAGCGCTTGTAGGAGCAGGGATTGTCTTATTCTTCGTATTTTTAGCTGGTTTTGGTTTTCTGCTTGCTCCACAAGGTATTAATGATCAGCTTTTAACAGACCGCTTACAACCACCGTCTAGTCAATACTGGTTCGGTACGGATGATTTTGGGCGGGATATATATTCTCGAATTATTCATGGAGCTAGAATTTCTCTAATGGTAGGATTTTTCTCTGTTATTGGTTCTGTAGTAGTCGGTAGTATTTTAGGTATTATTGCAGGTTACTATGGGAAATGGATAGACATGATTATTTCAAGAATTTTCGATATCATGTTAGCTTTTCCAAGTATACTATTGGCAATAGCAGTTGTATCTGTTTTAGGACCATCTTTGCAAAATGCGTTAATCGCTATTGCGATTATTAATATCCCTAACTTTGGTCGACTAATACGTTCAAAAGTTCTAAGTATTAAAGAAGAGGAGTACATAACATCTGCTAAAGCTATTGGGATGAGAGATATTCGAATTTTATTTTCTCATATTCTACCTAATTCAATGGCACCGGTTATTGTTGCAGGTACACTGGCAATTGCATCGGCCATTATCGAAGCAGCCGCATTAGGGTTCTTAGGACTGGGTGCTCAGGCACCGGCACCTGAATGGGGAAAGATGTTGGCGGATGCTCGTATGTATTTAAGGAATGCTCCGTGGACGATGATATTCCCAGGACTCGCAATAATGTTGACAGTAGTAGGATTTAACTTGATGGGCGATGGACTCCGAGATGCACTAGATCCTAAGATGAAAAATTAA